From one Lycium ferocissimum isolate CSIRO_LF1 chromosome 5, AGI_CSIRO_Lferr_CH_V1, whole genome shotgun sequence genomic stretch:
- the LOC132056416 gene encoding protein DEFECTIVE IN MERISTEM SILENCING 3-like isoform X1: protein MSGDQQRMSIDNDKLPICPKALVVHDPSLNQGGQSNLFVFAGNRDTMQNGTAEAVVCNSKKLEDAMQEIGLKIKHHEDNIKFLKAQKNKLDDSILDLQVSLGKIHSTCGTDSENKESSNGWSEEETSEKILRLDKSAAGICCRLKTDHGSQITHIPLMKDVMGIAALLGKVDDDNLSRLLSDFLGLETMLAVVCKTQDGLKALETYDKEGFINKSSGLYGLGAAIGRDLDDPFLVICLGNLRPYAGEFIADDPQRRLDLMKPRWDNGETPPGFLGFAVNMINIDTAYLYCATSTGHGLRETLFYKLFSRLQVYKTRADMLQALRVITDGAISLDGGIIKRDGVFVLGKREVEIKFPKSSRSSNIPENYFDTESRMKELKWKRERFLEDLQREQSFLDQAKFNFEIKKQEFVKFLAHSSSYVTATQVPAGGERSTPIS, encoded by the exons ATGTCCGGCGACCAACAAAGAATGTCAATAGACAATGACAAG ctacCCATCTGTCCTAAGGCACTAGTTGTGCATGATCCATCGCTCAATCAAGGAGGTCAGAgtaatttgtttgtttttgctGGCAATCGTGACACGATGCAAAATGGAACTGCTGAGGCAGTTGTCTGCAATTCCAAG AAACTTGAGGATGCAATGCAGGAGATTGGTCTAAAAATTAAACACCATGAAGATAATATCAAATTCTTAAAGGCTCAGAAGAACAAGTTGGATGATTCAATTTTGGATTTACAAG TTTCTCTTGGCAAGATTCATTCAACATGTGGAACTGATTCTGAAAATAAGGAATCTTCCAATGGGTGGAGTGAGGAGGAAACCAGTGAAAAAATCTTAAGACTTGATAAATCCGCAGCTGGCATCTGTTGCCGGCTGAAAACAGATCATGGAAGTCAGATTACTCATATTCCGTTGATGAAGGACGTCATGGGTATTGCTGCTTTGCTTGGGAAGGTTGACGACGACAATCTCAGCAG GCTTCTCTCAGATTTTCTGGGGCTAGAAACCATGTTAGCAGTTGTTTGCAAGACGCAAGATGGACTTAAAGCACTGGAAACATATGATAAGGAAGGTTTTATAAACAAAAGTTCTGGTCTTTATGGCCTTGGAGCTGCAATTGGGAGAGATTTGGATGACCCATTTCTTGTAATCTGTCTTGGGAACTTAAG ACCATACGCTGGTGAATTCATTGCTGATGACCCTCAGAGGAGGCTTGATTTAATGAAGCCAAGATGGGACAATGGGGAAACTCCTCCTGGTTTTCTTGGTTTCGCTGTCAATATGATCAATATTGACACTGCATACTTGTATTGTGCTACAAGCACTGGTCATGGCCTCAGAGAGACCCTCTTCTATAAACTCTTCTCACGGTTGCAAGTATACAAAACAAGGGCAGACATGTTGCAGGCACTACGTGTTATAACTGATGGAGCCATATCTTTGGATGGTGGGATCATAAAACGTGATGGTGTATTTGTCCTAGGCAAGAG GGAAGTAGAGATCAAATTTCCAAAGAGTTCCAGAAGTTCGAATATACCTGAAAACTATTTTGATACTGAGAGCCGGATGAAGGAGCTGAAGTGGAAAAGGGAAAGATTTTTGGAAGATTTACAGAGAGAACAATCATTCCTGGACCAAGCAAAGTTCAACTTTGAAATAAAGAAGCAAGAGTTTGTCAAGTTTCTTGCACATAGCTCATCCTATGTCACAGCG ACTCAGGTTCCGGCAGGAGGGGAGCGGTCGACGCCAATATCATGA
- the LOC132056416 gene encoding protein DEFECTIVE IN MERISTEM SILENCING 3-like isoform X2 → MQNGTAEAVVCNSKKLEDAMQEIGLKIKHHEDNIKFLKAQKNKLDDSILDLQVSLGKIHSTCGTDSENKESSNGWSEEETSEKILRLDKSAAGICCRLKTDHGSQITHIPLMKDVMGIAALLGKVDDDNLSRLLSDFLGLETMLAVVCKTQDGLKALETYDKEGFINKSSGLYGLGAAIGRDLDDPFLVICLGNLRPYAGEFIADDPQRRLDLMKPRWDNGETPPGFLGFAVNMINIDTAYLYCATSTGHGLRETLFYKLFSRLQVYKTRADMLQALRVITDGAISLDGGIIKRDGVFVLGKREVEIKFPKSSRSSNIPENYFDTESRMKELKWKRERFLEDLQREQSFLDQAKFNFEIKKQEFVKFLAHSSSYVTATQVPAGGERSTPIS, encoded by the exons ATGCAAAATGGAACTGCTGAGGCAGTTGTCTGCAATTCCAAG AAACTTGAGGATGCAATGCAGGAGATTGGTCTAAAAATTAAACACCATGAAGATAATATCAAATTCTTAAAGGCTCAGAAGAACAAGTTGGATGATTCAATTTTGGATTTACAAG TTTCTCTTGGCAAGATTCATTCAACATGTGGAACTGATTCTGAAAATAAGGAATCTTCCAATGGGTGGAGTGAGGAGGAAACCAGTGAAAAAATCTTAAGACTTGATAAATCCGCAGCTGGCATCTGTTGCCGGCTGAAAACAGATCATGGAAGTCAGATTACTCATATTCCGTTGATGAAGGACGTCATGGGTATTGCTGCTTTGCTTGGGAAGGTTGACGACGACAATCTCAGCAG GCTTCTCTCAGATTTTCTGGGGCTAGAAACCATGTTAGCAGTTGTTTGCAAGACGCAAGATGGACTTAAAGCACTGGAAACATATGATAAGGAAGGTTTTATAAACAAAAGTTCTGGTCTTTATGGCCTTGGAGCTGCAATTGGGAGAGATTTGGATGACCCATTTCTTGTAATCTGTCTTGGGAACTTAAG ACCATACGCTGGTGAATTCATTGCTGATGACCCTCAGAGGAGGCTTGATTTAATGAAGCCAAGATGGGACAATGGGGAAACTCCTCCTGGTTTTCTTGGTTTCGCTGTCAATATGATCAATATTGACACTGCATACTTGTATTGTGCTACAAGCACTGGTCATGGCCTCAGAGAGACCCTCTTCTATAAACTCTTCTCACGGTTGCAAGTATACAAAACAAGGGCAGACATGTTGCAGGCACTACGTGTTATAACTGATGGAGCCATATCTTTGGATGGTGGGATCATAAAACGTGATGGTGTATTTGTCCTAGGCAAGAG GGAAGTAGAGATCAAATTTCCAAAGAGTTCCAGAAGTTCGAATATACCTGAAAACTATTTTGATACTGAGAGCCGGATGAAGGAGCTGAAGTGGAAAAGGGAAAGATTTTTGGAAGATTTACAGAGAGAACAATCATTCCTGGACCAAGCAAAGTTCAACTTTGAAATAAAGAAGCAAGAGTTTGTCAAGTTTCTTGCACATAGCTCATCCTATGTCACAGCG ACTCAGGTTCCGGCAGGAGGGGAGCGGTCGACGCCAATATCATGA